From Lujinxingia litoralis, one genomic window encodes:
- the miaB gene encoding tRNA (N6-isopentenyl adenosine(37)-C2)-methylthiotransferase MiaB: MTSSIDPTQADPNAHNGDVNTMPNVGQRPGRRVFIETYGCQMNLADSELMGGVLSTRGYTAAPNHEEADVILINTCAVRERAEERVFGRLSYLLRFKNERPEVILGVTGCMAERLREVITERAPYVDLVIGPDAYRRLPELLEQCQESDADPVIDVKLDREETYKGLQPERRPGISGWVTVQRGCDKFCTFCIVPFVRGRERGVAPEEILAQCRDMAARGYKEVTLLGQTVNSYRHEDTDFADLLEEVVKIEGIERVRFTSPYPTDFTPKLIATMAKHDKICNYLHLPLQSGSDQTLETMKRLYTSEEFFKLVDDIRQAIPDIAMSTDIIVGFPGETDEDYQKTVDALERIRFDFGYLFKYSERDGTFASRKLPDTLDEATKGSRLAALIKRQEAISAEIFKGRIGSTVRVMVEGESRRDANDLCGRSDDFKMTVFPRPADRELKPGDFVNVRITDATSHTLLGEIID; encoded by the coding sequence ATGACGAGCTCTATCGACCCCACTCAGGCCGATCCAAACGCCCATAACGGTGACGTCAACACCATGCCCAACGTCGGTCAACGTCCCGGCCGCCGGGTCTTTATCGAGACCTACGGCTGCCAGATGAACCTGGCCGACAGCGAATTGATGGGCGGCGTGCTCAGCACCCGTGGCTACACCGCCGCGCCCAATCATGAAGAAGCCGACGTCATCCTCATCAACACCTGTGCGGTGCGCGAACGCGCCGAAGAGCGCGTCTTCGGCCGCCTCTCCTACCTCTTGCGCTTCAAAAACGAACGCCCCGAGGTGATCCTGGGTGTGACCGGCTGCATGGCCGAGCGCCTGCGCGAAGTCATCACGGAGCGCGCTCCCTACGTCGACCTGGTCATCGGCCCCGACGCCTACCGGCGCCTGCCCGAGCTCCTGGAGCAATGCCAGGAGAGTGACGCCGACCCGGTCATCGACGTGAAACTCGATCGCGAAGAGACCTACAAAGGGCTGCAGCCCGAGCGTCGCCCGGGCATCAGCGGCTGGGTCACCGTACAGCGTGGCTGCGACAAGTTCTGCACCTTCTGCATTGTGCCTTTTGTGCGCGGTCGCGAGCGTGGTGTCGCCCCCGAAGAGATCCTGGCGCAATGCCGTGACATGGCCGCCCGCGGCTACAAAGAGGTCACCCTTCTGGGTCAGACGGTCAACTCCTACCGGCACGAAGACACCGACTTCGCCGATCTGCTCGAAGAGGTCGTCAAGATCGAGGGCATTGAGCGCGTGCGCTTTACCTCGCCATATCCCACCGACTTTACGCCCAAGCTCATCGCCACGATGGCGAAGCACGACAAGATCTGCAATTACCTGCACCTGCCGCTGCAGTCGGGTTCGGACCAGACCCTGGAAACGATGAAGCGTCTGTACACCAGCGAGGAATTCTTCAAGCTGGTCGACGACATCCGCCAGGCCATCCCCGACATCGCCATGTCCACCGACATCATCGTGGGCTTCCCTGGCGAGACCGACGAGGATTACCAGAAGACAGTCGACGCTCTGGAGCGCATCCGCTTCGACTTCGGCTACCTCTTCAAGTACTCCGAACGCGATGGCACCTTTGCCTCGCGCAAGCTCCCCGACACCCTTGATGAGGCCACCAAAGGAAGCCGGCTCGCCGCACTGATCAAGCGTCAGGAAGCCATCAGCGCCGAGATCTTCAAAGGGCGCATCGGCTCCACCGTACGCGTGATGGTGGAGGGCGAGAGCCGCCGCGACGCCAATGACCTCTGTGGGCGAAGCGACGACTTCAAGATGACGGTGTTCCCCAGGCCCGCCGATCGCGAGCTCAAACCCGGTGATTTTGTGAACGTGCGCATCACCGACGCGACCAGCCACACCCTGCTTGGCGAAATCATCGACTGA